The Episyrphus balteatus chromosome 3, idEpiBalt1.1, whole genome shotgun sequence genome segment GGGGTCGGGGAGGTTTCACCGAATCTATGAATatggtttttggaataaaattaaaactgatGCTATCAACTCTTGAATTTtgtgggaaatttatttcacaaatttagtttaattttttagcaaagacaaaaaaaattatgaataaagGAATATGTTTTTTCGTTCATTACAGCTCTCCTGTTGGTAACTAATACCAAGcttcttttttaaatagaacaaaagcttaaaaataaattttcttaaaatacgaCTACCTCAAAAGATCATTTctaacaattttatttctaatttttttcttatttcatttatttaatagCACTGCCACAAAATAATCCCCTTATAAGCAGTTTCCATTCAATGTATCACATCGATGAGTTCGTAACCGCAAATTGTTCATCGGATTATTCAAGTCCACCGGCCACCCTAACTTGGTATATAAATGGTGAACAGGTAAGAAACGTAATAGAAACCAATGCGGAAATAGCTTTAATATAAACTTGTCAACTTATATCCTGTATTTAAttgtctttttcatttttcatagagAGATACATTTTCAAAACCTCTCTTCCTTTATATAACCAACCTAACTTACCatttctttttgtatattttttttgtaggctcTTTATGGTGAATTGCAACCAAGGATAGAACACACAATTCCAGCGCATGACTATAATTTACAAAGGCAAATCCTGCAGACCCATTTCTACTTGAATGGACCGCGGTTCTATAATCCGACAAGAATTTTAGAATTGAAATGCGTGGCGGAAATTGAAAATTTCCCAACGCTAAGACGTGAATCGACTTTAAAGGCCtttcttgttcaggatgatgataACCTAAACAATCAAATGCTTCTTAGTTCGGGTGAGTAGAGAGTGGGtttggtttttcgtttttttttttttttgattttgcattCAACTCTGGCATAAATTTAGTCCAgtgtataattttattaaattttaaaaaagaaaagtataTACTTTTGAAACAATGAGGTTGGGTTAAggatggatatatttttttgtttgtttttgtttttaagttgaaaGCATATCGACAAAGGAGTGTTATGTAAAttaggggttttttttttctcttcaataAGTCGCCGCTTATAATGAATTCATAGTTGaggattatattttttattcaagtcTTTTCGAAGCTTATAGTGATTGCTTATGCAAATGGCTATACTATTGTGATGTCAGGAAGTTAGAAAACAATAAATGTCGTTGAGTagctttcaacttttttttgtttgctaacTGTATTGGTTGGCATTAGTTCCCCCCAATTATTTCTGCGGACAGCAATCTTTGGTACCTAAAATTTATCGGTgtggaaaatatatattttattccatAATATGGTCAATATTTTCATTTCGGTTTAtatcttgtatttttttgacgtgataacgtcttataaatcgattaaCCATGggcatggcagccaccacaaaaaagtgacgccattttctccagttccactctcgcactttcgcagtgcggcaaaaaatttcaattcaaaattaaaaataaactatcagagatacaaaaatcttctatagcttatttgaaagataataacttaaagcttaattcaaatgaaggatttttaaaaattccgtcatttaatagggtaaacaggggtaaaacagaaagatgaaatttgggctaaaatatAAACGCGAAGTCgaaaagaattgatttttttttctacattacatatacatatgaaattaattttagaataactgcatttaacaaaaaattcaaaaaaattttgaaactaagctataaccttttgtttgaacgttgtacacgtgttggggctatgacaaaatgatgattttgggtaaaggaatttttttttacaattctaaagatgccaggtgaaagatgagggaaaaaaattaggcgactgatacgaatttttttccaacactttgcatttcgaaatatgaatttttgaaaaacaccttgttttttaggagtatttttggataatttttgatttttagcttttttttggagcgttcaaaaaatctcaaacttatagaacatgtaggttttggccttatgcatgtGCAAAAACGCACAATCGttaagtgagttttgactgaataacggaagaaacaagttttaaaaaacacgttttttgaccgtttatAACcgatttttatggtttttaattttcatctttttttctttaatagatacaggaataaagtatatggagtaatgatagaccatgaccactaCCATATGTGTgcaaagtttcaatcattttcgtaaacacaattttgagataacggtaaaataaaattttagaattcaacaggttataacttttgaccaagagcagatagaaattttattaaacttttatgagcatcccgatacaattacctttcatttgatatatcacacataacggtagactaactacaacctacacaatgttaaatcaagaaacttgcgaaaaacctcaaaacaccagtggagatctgttgccccccgaacagccaccagtgtgggaagtaccgtaatctcagtctggaaattcgacatggttgactttaaaaaattctaacttctcttgtaggcatctttgaaatgagattgatacgtcatttgaatggtgaaataataagcttttacaaagtatatattttttataggttgtcaaacaaaaaaattgattccatagcttgagaacataaaaataaatgtttttttttgctatttttaatgaaatttgatcgagttcaaaaaattctagctctttttgtagatgtctcatagacctgatcgatatatatattttgagctaagacaataagctttcagatggtataaaatttttaataggttgttagggaaaaaaatggaattaatgacgtgagaagataaaaattcatgttttctttgcttttttgatgaaaatgattgttttcaataaattagtTATATACTCtttgcgcattataaaaatttaaaaataaaagaagaaatacttggtttttaaattgcataattttttttgtaagcttttaaaataaaaaaattaatataatgagaaaataaaaaaggtaggtattttttttagctttttctgtaaattataattgtttgaaaaagtaaacgcttcaattgactcattttaaacaaaagcacataacctgttttctgactacgttatcacgtaaaatcatcgtccgtaaaccagctttacagacattttttttttttaactcaaaatacacttaaaattatatattagtttgattaatatttaaaaataataatgttatttaattttatttctaatttcagGTTATCAAAATAAATCCGAACATATAGTTCCACATACTATTCTTCTAATCTTTGCTAAAATTCTAACATTTTTGCtgcatcaaaataaaatttttagctagtaatactttatttttttttaattgcctaagtgaaaaaaaaaacaaaagaaaattaaatgttttgtcctatttgtatattttgtttgtaaataaaaCAAGTGATATGTAGATCAATGAATTTATCAAAAGTCAatgttaaaaatcataaaaaaaaaaaacaaaaagaaaaataaaaaaaattaataaaaaaaaaaaaaaaaaaataaacactttaataaaaataataaataattaagtgGAGCACAAAATaaagattaatttaaaatttaaataaaaaatgtttaatgtgttttattgttttgatatttacATGTGTATTTGAACAGCAGAACATCAAGAAACGCCTATGGTAAATCTTATAATGGTAGGTAAGGCTCGAATATGTTTACTCGATTTCGATATTGTTTGATACCCGATTATTCTACACAAAATTTCACTAATATCTCAGTTAATTGATAtacatatgaatttttttgtcgtAGTTCAAAAATTTAGACCAAAATTTAATATTGAGTTTCTAATTTTCggattttgtattttatggACTTACAGAAGTATTTTCCATTTCTGCCGAGAAATTATCCAAAATCATAGAGAATTAATAGTTTTAccttttgacgtgataactagtgatgggaactatcaaataaaaactatcaaactatcgatagttgtaaaatattcattcattcgatagttttaaatcattcatttagttactattttcatgcGAATAGTTTTTTGGTACGAtagttttgtcattaaaatagtttttttttatttgatagtattttcttttgaaaattattcttattcgatagttttttcattcgaatagtttttttatgcgatagatttttttgtacgatagttttttcattcaaatagtttagttactattttcattcgaatagtttttcattcgatagttttttcattcgaatagttttttttatacgatagttttttcattcaaatagttttctaaacgttagttttttcattcaaataattttcttaaacgatagttttttcatttgaatatagtactagactgattcaaaaaaatttttttttattttgttcaaagcattgttgaaaatattgttggaaattacgacaaaaaaattctgtaaaagtttcagcccttaatgttaacatttagtaccgccgcattgcaattttctatttcccatacgatttatatgggaaagattgtgtatttgtgtttagaattttgtatctttttaatggttcatcaaaaaggctagatttaatcattttcttgtataaaattgaacgctctacaagatTGCAtctatgaaattaaaaaaaaacggacgcgaaaagttaattaaaataatttttagttgaaaaaatgaataattcgaatttatcgaaaaaatctaatatgatagttttAGGGGTTTgtgagttatataaaaggatctgtgaaaccaaaacacaacatagaatacaaatattcgaaaattttgccaaattttttgaaaaacatactaatttcgtcaaaaaaatcggaaaaaaatgagaaaaaattactttttatattttaaagttgaataacttcgaaacgcgggggtaaatcaaaaaaaataataatagcttttttgtagagcggacaattttataaaagaaaatgattttgtcaagccttttggatgaaccattaaaaagatacaaaattctaaacacaaatacacaatctttcccatacaaatcgtatgggaaatagaaaattaagatgcggcggtactaaatgttaacattaagggctgaaacttttacagtatttttttttcgtcatttccaacaatattttcaacaatgctttgaacaaaaaaaaaaaaaatttttttgaatcagtctaatatagtacgatagtttttattcgatagtttattcgatagtttgtttgatagtttttattcgatagtttttattcgaatgaatgaatgaatgaactactcgatagttcaaatcattcagttactaactatcgatagctcaaatcattcgatagttcccatcactagtgataacgtcttataaatctaTGAAGcatggcagcatccacgaaaTTTCTCCCGTTAaacctgaaatttttagcagtgcggcataaatttcaattaaaaattaaaaatgaactattgggagatacaaaaatttttatttgaaagataataacctaaagatGAATAATAatgaaagattttgaaaaaaaaaaatcaatcattaaatagggtaaataggggtataacaaaactgcaaaaaaaggtttttttctaACGCTTTTGtagaacattaatttttttttatctatagaTATATTAAATTGTTAGGCTAACAAAATCattgaaataattctaaaaactttgaaaacaaagttataaatggtttttcgaagttataaatggttttttttataagtagataatgaaaaaaaaaaaaatagtagaggTCTATaacgaattattttttaagtttcgaaatatgaatttttgaaaaacctactTTTctgggtatttttgggtggttttttattttgagcaaaTTTTAGGagcgttaaaaaaatgtaaaattcatAGGACATTATAGCAAAGGTTATAATCATGCGCaaaaatttgtgcaaaaaattggtattctaaaatgatttttgactaaATAACGGGTTTTGGGTTTTGCCTCAAGTTTTCTGCCCATTTTTATCtttcttatttaaaagataaataaattaaattaactgtgtagatagataatgtgcagaactatatttgtacaaaatttcaatcaatttcgtattcataattttgagataacggtaaaataaagttctatttttcaataccttacatgttttgatctagagcagaaaaaaatttgattaaactctACTGAGCATTGATGATATTACTATGATCGGTTCCGCAAGTGGGACTTTTGCCGCCCCAGTCAAAATTCAATTTGGCGccccaaacttaaaaaaaaaaacagaaaatcgtacaaattaatattaatgTTTTATTCTTCAATACGATTCAGCATGTtatttctatgtcttctagtttatgagaaaattgaaaaataaaaacaaataaaaacaaaaaataatttgaaaaaaaaaaaaaaattgataaaataatttttcaattttctcaaaaattagaagacatagaaacatatagttttcactgttctttaaggaatcaattgaggcagttttctgtgtgagtaatttttttactaaaattcacagtctggacaaaaataggataaaatgagttttaaaatttttttttcgcctatttttagctttgaaatcgattatttcaaaaaatattggttatattatattgatttaaaaattagaatcaaatgtacaatttttcctttcggaaatagtatcatttattactgcaagtgttgccgttgttttttaataatttttttttattttgattattttttttttgaaaaatgcccctcccacctaaacggggagagatagacccccctgccacaaaaaaaaaaaaaaatgtttgtattgagctcctctacaaaaacccgttatcaaatcctggcgcccaagttatcctactacctacgtgccgaaacaacatttttgttctatacctaaaagttcgaatttctgtatctgggttgaaatcgaaaaatttttttttctaagccaattttgaagtgattttcataaaaaatacctagattgattgagaaatagatatagttttagaatatattttttgaatagcatgttgttttgaaaacatatactttaaattgatgccgaagttgggcaaatgacgaaaaaaatggaatttttgaactttgacagcttataaattctaagtggtttaacccttttacatgttttatacattttatttattatatttatcttctatcagaaactgtaaaaaaatcgaaaatgggtaaaaaattgtcgaagctagaattttttcaatgggtgaaggtccaaaaaaccgttttttgcccgtaactctagattttgggggtgttaagggattttcaaataccgtttcgtattcagttcGACTAGCTCAACAGAACCTGatatttttgtaacaccgtgttatcttctaaaatttttacaagaaagttgacaaataaataatttttagatcattttttatCACGTAAAACTATCGTCCGTACACcaacttttacttttattttaaactgaAAATTCTGTCTCACCAATCTTTTAACTATACACAAAGAAAACCAATATCCTTATTCATTGCCCATctctttgaatttttattacAGTCTAATTCAAATCCTAGACTACattgaaaatatataatattttaacCAAAGTATGAATGCATGTATTTTGTGTGTAGGTATTTTTAAACCATATCACATGAACAGATCTCAAAAAGAATAAACCCACAAAACCCCACAAAGAGAATAtaatataaaagaatttttttttaaccaccagACTAAcagtacaaacaaaaaaagaaaaagaatactGAAAATAAACTCACTTTCATAGACGTAAGGTTAATTAatgaaaagtaaataaattctttttctttctttgataaataaattaatgttaaagaataaaataaaaatgaaaacaaaaaaaaaagagtgtgtgtacacatgtacacgcgactgaagttatacttctcattcagtatatgtaaatgaatttcatttgatatttttaatttctattattaaattaattaatccacacatcgtttttttacatttttatcaagtgaacaataaattaattctttcatcctccttgcgtccatgtagttttcaatttattctgtgaaatttactcatgttgtgcggttcagaacgtacggtatatgcttaacgaaactaaatgaattgagcataaaatgtgcgatatggttattttatgagaattgtgtgtgcttcagcactagtagtagcaatatggaacttgcagagttgctacaaagctcaaaagtgagctgagctcagctcacagctcagctcaaattttgagctagctgacttttgagctatgtaccatagctcagctcatttgagctgagctgaaagtcagctgagc includes the following:
- the LOC129915282 gene encoding uncharacterized protein LOC129915282 yields the protein MDYWLWMYVVIGFSVYQHAGSLIVTDIFVPPIIDFRDNVTLSCSYDMGGHTLNSVKWYKDEKEFFRYSPMMHPVYMKFPVDGIQVSDGSNICNETTCKVDLSLLGKKSSGVYRCEVSEDAPHFKLTTKAANMTVAALPQNNPLISSFHSMYHIDEFVTANCSSDYSSPPATLTWYINGEQALYGELQPRIEHTIPAHDYNLQRQILQTHFYLNGPRFYNPTRILELKCVAEIENFPTLRRESTLKAFLVQDDDNLNNQMLLSSGYQNKSEHIVPHTILLIFAKILTFLLHQNKIFS